Proteins encoded within one genomic window of Haladaptatus sp. QDMS2:
- a CDS encoding DUF354 domain-containing protein yields the protein MRVMVTIQHPAHVHFFRHAIAELEAEGHEVHVFARDKEMALALLDRFDINHEVLAGAGSGLSQLARVQAVYEARLLNRAREIQPDVITAIGGVAAAHVSRLVGAKSLVFYDTEHAAIIKGLAYPFAHRIATPDCYRDTIGPHQKRYPGYHELAYLHPDRFEVDESKVPEVAETDDKLVVLRLVEWGASHDVGNGGFDDVEEVVSRLEATGADVVITAEGDFPESLREKQISVEPHEIHHLLGAADLFIGEGATMAAESAVLGTPAVYVNTLTMGYTDELDEEYGLLFNCNGDGRHEQALEQAVSILENDDDWATKRETLLADKVDTTDVILNHLQEVTA from the coding sequence ATGCGCGTGATGGTCACCATCCAGCACCCGGCCCACGTACACTTCTTCCGCCACGCAATCGCGGAACTCGAAGCCGAGGGCCACGAGGTCCACGTCTTCGCCCGGGACAAAGAGATGGCCCTCGCGCTCTTAGACCGCTTCGACATCAACCACGAGGTGCTCGCCGGCGCGGGTAGCGGCCTCTCACAGCTCGCCCGCGTCCAGGCCGTCTACGAGGCCCGTCTGCTCAACCGAGCCCGCGAGATTCAGCCCGACGTCATCACCGCCATCGGCGGGGTGGCCGCGGCGCACGTCTCCCGACTCGTCGGCGCGAAGAGCCTCGTGTTCTACGACACGGAACACGCAGCCATCATCAAGGGCCTCGCCTATCCGTTCGCCCACCGCATTGCGACCCCTGACTGCTACCGCGACACGATCGGCCCCCACCAGAAACGCTATCCGGGCTACCACGAACTCGCCTATCTCCACCCCGACCGATTCGAGGTAGACGAGTCGAAAGTCCCCGAAGTAGCCGAGACGGACGACAAACTCGTCGTCCTCCGCCTCGTCGAGTGGGGCGCGTCCCACGACGTGGGCAATGGCGGCTTCGACGACGTCGAAGAAGTCGTCTCCCGACTCGAAGCCACAGGCGCAGACGTCGTCATCACCGCCGAAGGCGACTTCCCCGAATCACTGCGGGAGAAGCAGATTTCGGTCGAGCCACACGAGATTCACCACCTGCTCGGCGCGGCCGACCTCTTCATCGGCGAGGGCGCGACGATGGCCGCGGAGAGTGCGGTCCTCGGCACGCCCGCTGTTTACGTAAACACCCTCACTATGGGCTACACAGACGAACTCGACGAGGAATACGGCCTCCTGTTCAACTGCAACGGCGACGGCCGCCACGAACAGGCACTCGAACAGGCCGTCTCCATCCTCGAAAACGACGACGACTGGGCAACAAAACGCGAGACGCTTCTCGCGGACAAGGTCGATACGACCGACGTGATTTTGAACCACCTTCAGGAGGTGACTGCATGA
- a CDS encoding DUF2206 domain-containing protein, which produces MGRLRRMLAYRHLDRDAAVLGLLMAILLFPLRFFASQIYIKTIPLVLGTACILYLLTLRFEGGETVGHPTLPPGIARLLPSVVFTGIAALIMIASIFGGRVGLFMDVSAVIGTLILIQVLFAPDSDLRPRWMLIQILAFVGVLRLAALFTSPGYIGIDIWTHMEQIARPVYEQRSLSAISDNKHFAAPFFHLLVAGVAILFDVTLRDALYLSLGLAMPFAALLIYMTTRLLVATRWALFAAVMYGIGDYVIEWGMHLIPTSHGLLLFLGVLYAMVRVMQTEHELKDLALLLFFSVALILTHQVSSFIMMVVIGAAVVAQVILSIDLFSPTPVRPDVVSFTPAVNLSGLLVFDAGFITFMWSFTPYRGNSFLETVLNYLRETVADSAGFLNLASGGGGASGVVAGEGPTLIEQIAQYVDTVGFLLLLFVAIVGCLYVLRRERSRHSVFTLLIASVIMLVFVLGLPMFGIRNFIPQRWFAFLYAPLAIMGAIGVRHMSFNLYPKVVVAVMLIFVLVFPGMMLMSSHGAIDNPVFDDNRARLSYTEQELDAVHTVGTMTGRPDSEEILPNEVIYTDHPYQTVFFRSDTYMAGAATINDTDPVTHDVVMYRGAQSEKATFFRNFPEGSNTSVATIRDIPPERLCRTGMDNLYSNGDVMLCSNGAI; this is translated from the coding sequence ATGGGTAGACTCCGCCGGATGCTGGCCTACCGCCACCTCGACAGAGACGCGGCCGTCCTCGGCCTGCTGATGGCGATACTGCTGTTCCCGCTGCGGTTTTTCGCCTCCCAGATTTACATCAAAACGATTCCGCTCGTCCTCGGGACGGCGTGTATCCTCTATCTCCTGACCCTGCGATTCGAGGGCGGAGAGACCGTTGGCCACCCGACGCTCCCGCCGGGTATCGCCAGACTCCTCCCGAGCGTGGTGTTCACCGGCATCGCCGCGCTCATCATGATTGCCTCCATCTTCGGGGGACGCGTCGGCCTGTTCATGGACGTGTCGGCCGTCATCGGGACGCTCATTCTGATTCAGGTGCTGTTCGCGCCGGATTCAGACCTGCGTCCGCGCTGGATGCTCATCCAGATTTTGGCGTTCGTGGGCGTGCTCCGTCTCGCCGCGCTGTTCACCTCGCCGGGTTACATCGGCATCGACATCTGGACCCACATGGAGCAGATTGCCCGGCCAGTCTACGAACAGCGTAGTCTCAGCGCGATTAGCGACAACAAGCACTTCGCCGCGCCGTTCTTCCACCTGCTGGTGGCCGGCGTCGCCATCCTTTTCGACGTGACCCTGCGTGACGCGCTCTACCTCTCGCTCGGTCTCGCGATGCCGTTCGCGGCGCTGCTCATCTACATGACGACGCGCCTGCTCGTGGCAACGCGGTGGGCGCTGTTCGCCGCCGTGATGTACGGCATCGGCGACTACGTCATCGAGTGGGGTATGCACCTCATTCCGACGAGTCACGGCCTCCTGCTGTTCCTCGGTGTTCTCTACGCGATGGTTCGGGTGATGCAGACCGAACACGAACTGAAGGACCTTGCGCTCTTGCTGTTCTTCAGCGTCGCGCTCATCCTCACCCACCAGGTGTCGTCGTTCATCATGATGGTGGTCATCGGGGCCGCTGTCGTCGCCCAGGTCATCCTGAGCATCGACCTGTTCAGTCCGACCCCCGTCCGCCCCGACGTGGTGAGTTTCACCCCCGCGGTGAACCTCTCCGGCCTGCTCGTGTTCGACGCCGGGTTCATCACGTTCATGTGGTCGTTCACGCCGTATCGCGGGAATTCGTTCCTCGAAACCGTCCTCAACTACCTCAGAGAAACCGTCGCCGACAGTGCTGGGTTCCTGAACCTGGCGAGCGGCGGTGGCGGGGCCAGTGGGGTTGTCGCGGGCGAGGGGCCGACCCTCATCGAACAAATCGCCCAGTACGTGGACACCGTCGGCTTCCTGCTGTTGCTGTTCGTCGCCATCGTCGGCTGTCTCTACGTCCTCCGGCGCGAACGCTCTCGCCACTCCGTGTTCACCCTGCTCATCGCGAGCGTCATCATGCTCGTGTTCGTGCTCGGCCTGCCGATGTTCGGGATTCGGAACTTCATCCCACAGCGGTGGTTCGCGTTCCTCTACGCACCACTCGCAATCATGGGCGCGATCGGCGTGCGCCACATGTCGTTCAACCTCTACCCGAAGGTCGTGGTGGCGGTCATGCTCATCTTCGTCCTCGTGTTCCCGGGGATGATGCTCATGTCCAGCCACGGGGCCATCGACAACCCGGTGTTCGACGACAACCGCGCTCGCCTCTCGTACACCGAACAGGAACTCGACGCCGTCCACACCGTCGGCACGATGACCGGACGGCCTGACTCAGAGGAGATTCTGCCCAACGAGGTGATCTACACGGACCATCCGTACCAGACGGTGTTCTTCAGGTCTGACACCTACATGGCCGGCGCGGCCACGATAAACGACACCGACCCCGTCACCCACGACGTGGTGATGTATCGCGGGGCGCAAAGCGAGAAGGCGACGTTCTTCCGGAACTTCCCGGAAGGCAGTAACACGAGCGTGGCCACGATTCGCGACATCCCGCCAGAGCGACTCTGTCGCACGGGGATGGACAACCTCTACTCGAACGGAGACGTCATGCTCTGTTCGAACGGCGCGATATAG
- a CDS encoding glycosyltransferase, whose product MKALQLVTTPRPFFDQQVEGLESRGVAAPVHPIPRPETGGRGPREFAEYVPEVLRASLSGADVVHANFGLTAPFALAQPRRPVVLTFWGTDLMGPTWLQKLSEQCARRADAVVVPSKTLAKRLDVDHTVIPFGVDTDLFRPIDQAEAREQLGWDADETVALFPYDTERDVKDYSRAKRVVDATEGDVTLRPISGVDYDEMPYYFNASDLLLVTSKRESGPMVVKEAAACNVPVVSTDVGFARDVLEPVANSIVADTDDELVAGIQQVAESGDRSDGRETIDCLSIDEMTDRLLSVYHDVTCPMVEVRHG is encoded by the coding sequence ATGAAGGCTCTCCAACTCGTGACGACCCCGCGGCCATTTTTCGACCAGCAAGTCGAGGGACTCGAATCTCGCGGCGTTGCCGCCCCCGTCCACCCGATTCCACGCCCCGAAACCGGCGGCCGCGGCCCCCGCGAGTTCGCCGAATACGTCCCCGAGGTGCTTCGCGCCTCGCTCTCTGGAGCCGACGTCGTGCACGCGAACTTCGGGTTGACCGCCCCGTTCGCGCTCGCCCAGCCTCGGCGGCCCGTCGTCCTGACGTTCTGGGGGACGGACCTCATGGGGCCGACGTGGCTCCAGAAACTTTCAGAACAGTGCGCCCGCCGCGCCGACGCCGTGGTAGTACCCTCGAAGACCCTCGCAAAGCGACTCGACGTGGACCACACCGTGATTCCGTTCGGCGTGGACACCGACCTGTTCCGGCCCATCGACCAGGCCGAGGCGCGCGAGCAACTCGGCTGGGACGCAGACGAAACCGTCGCCCTGTTCCCATACGACACCGAGCGCGACGTGAAAGACTACTCGCGAGCGAAGCGAGTGGTCGACGCCACAGAGGGTGACGTCACCCTCAGACCGATTTCAGGAGTTGACTACGACGAGATGCCGTACTACTTCAACGCGAGCGACCTGTTGCTCGTCACCTCGAAACGCGAGAGTGGACCCATGGTCGTCAAAGAGGCCGCGGCGTGCAACGTGCCCGTGGTCTCGACCGACGTCGGGTTCGCCCGCGACGTGCTCGAACCGGTGGCGAACAGCATCGTCGCAGACACCGACGACGAACTCGTGGCCGGCATCCAGCAGGTCGCAGAATCCGGCGACCGCTCTGACGGCCGCGAGACCATCGACTGTCTGAGTATCGACGAGATGACCGACCGTCTGCTCTCGGTCTATCACGACGTTACCTGTCCGATGGTGGAGGTGCGCCATGGGTAG
- a CDS encoding glycosyltransferase family A protein produces MPTVSVVIPTYNRSEEVTHAIDSVLAQTYDDFELLVVDDGSTDDTEEVVTSYDDDRVKFIEHEENQGAPAARNTGIEHAEGEYVAFLDSDDEWLPLKLERQVDYLRSKGDDWVAVYCDVDMKTKGKSGPFRSIAAAILSKSDPDTPSEGGDELVEEVLADRLHTSAGSTLMVRTDVAREIEGFDTTFRRFQDPEFLMRVLRKGKLAHVAEPLVVRHESGDPPADVVREADEKYLEKFSDVVDDLESKGHDVRGSHNLVLAKLYLDEGNITTGIQYLVRSNARPRHYPGVLWSAQNGVRENGQGKAILAAGVGLVAFLAILFVVLGSSSETEN; encoded by the coding sequence ATGCCCACCGTAAGCGTCGTCATTCCAACTTACAACCGCAGCGAAGAGGTCACACACGCCATCGACAGCGTCCTCGCGCAGACCTACGACGACTTCGAGTTGCTCGTCGTCGACGATGGCTCGACGGACGACACGGAGGAAGTCGTCACGAGTTACGACGACGACCGCGTGAAGTTCATCGAACACGAGGAAAACCAGGGTGCACCTGCCGCCCGAAACACTGGTATCGAGCACGCAGAAGGCGAGTACGTCGCCTTCCTCGACTCCGACGACGAGTGGCTTCCCCTGAAACTCGAACGACAGGTGGACTACCTGCGCTCGAAAGGTGACGACTGGGTCGCCGTCTACTGCGACGTGGACATGAAGACGAAGGGCAAGAGCGGCCCGTTCCGCTCGATTGCCGCTGCGATTCTCTCGAAATCCGACCCCGACACGCCGAGCGAAGGCGGCGACGAACTCGTCGAAGAAGTGCTCGCAGACCGCTTACACACGAGCGCCGGCTCGACCCTCATGGTTCGCACCGACGTCGCCCGCGAAATCGAGGGCTTCGACACGACCTTCCGCCGGTTCCAGGACCCCGAGTTCCTGATGCGCGTCCTCCGGAAGGGGAAACTCGCCCACGTCGCAGAACCGCTCGTCGTGCGTCACGAATCTGGCGACCCGCCCGCCGACGTGGTGCGCGAAGCAGACGAGAAGTACTTAGAGAAGTTCTCCGACGTCGTCGACGACCTCGAATCGAAGGGCCACGACGTGCGCGGCAGCCACAACCTCGTCCTCGCAAAACTCTACCTCGACGAGGGTAACATCACGACCGGTATTCAGTATCTCGTCCGGTCGAACGCCCGCCCTCGCCACTACCCTGGCGTCCTCTGGTCTGCACAGAACGGCGTCCGCGAGAACGGACAGGGCAAGGCCATCCTCGCCGCGGGTGTCGGCTTAGTCGCGTTCCTCGCCATCCTGTTCGTCGTCCTTGGGAGCAGTTCCGAAACCGAAAACTGA
- a CDS encoding HAD family hydrolase codes for MEKALYFDLDGTLLQFDGDYQRIVTDAFERTVGRCEPEWHEIRSQAFFDAFENFDPNPYEAGMAAVIEHANLNESPETLAAAWLDCEIEATKPARAATDILDALSETHRLGVLTNGVTHVQKRKLARHGLDEYLDAVVCSYDVGAHKPDPSMFETARDRIPAEAYVMVGDDKDADMRPAVEAGFMPIFVDGGAELPVEVRGLDGLAALVGVFG; via the coding sequence ATGGAAAAAGCGCTGTACTTCGATTTGGATGGGACGCTGTTGCAGTTCGACGGCGATTACCAGCGCATCGTGACCGACGCATTCGAGCGCACCGTCGGGCGCTGTGAACCTGAATGGCACGAAATTCGCAGTCAGGCATTCTTCGACGCCTTCGAGAACTTCGACCCGAACCCCTACGAGGCGGGGATGGCCGCCGTCATCGAACACGCAAATCTGAACGAGTCGCCCGAGACGCTCGCCGCGGCGTGGCTGGACTGTGAAATCGAGGCGACGAAACCGGCACGGGCCGCGACGGACATTCTCGACGCACTTTCAGAAACCCACAGACTCGGCGTGTTGACCAACGGCGTCACTCACGTCCAGAAACGAAAACTCGCCCGTCACGGACTCGACGAGTATCTGGATGCCGTCGTCTGTTCCTACGACGTGGGTGCCCACAAACCGGACCCGTCGATGTTCGAGACGGCGCGAGACCGGATCCCGGCCGAGGCGTACGTCATGGTCGGCGACGACAAGGATGCCGACATGCGTCCCGCTGTCGAGGCCGGATTCATGCCTATTTTCGTGGACGGCGGTGCAGAATTGCCCGTCGAAGTACGAGGGCTGGACGGCCTCGCAGCCCTCGTCGGCGTGTTCGGATAG
- a CDS encoding polysaccharide biosynthesis C-terminal domain-containing protein, with translation MQRSILSGFLSVFGSKVFILILGLVTTPILYRLMGPAEYGEYAFVLSIFMMFMIFVSSGVADGVRKYIPEERPIQNWSGHVIGFYFRMGLILALGGGGLLVLFAESGLVGRFFGDDLVPYFYVLALLVFVAQFRTFVRRTLMGFGLEKYSEPLKILYEVSFVAIAIPAVYYGYGVMGALGGQVLASAIVMFIGFIVVHRKSSLVYAVRRAPEGFPWRELVAFNSLSIVLIFCLMSLYHIDILLLGALTTSTDVGHYKAALKLAEFLWFVPTSIQMVFVHSTSKLWSQGRTGQISELAARATRYTLLLTAVMALGLYSIAHIAVPVYFGSEATPAVEPLLLLLPGALGFAVARPILAIGQGKGDLKLPILATASAAGINLVLNLILIPRFGMHGAAIATSTGYASMFVFHIWSARKIGFNPLSDARLGRVALTTVLAGIPILALPGYIPQNLVPFVSGDIVTLIVVPPVGLAIFLTFAFVTGALGIGEVLDILSSALPGGLATPVVSLQERYANRGRLFADDSIQYVLVFLGMVLFISGIAFAVMGPDLSPTDGPEVSVPGLNQTNESTMATSQTPTTGGDTTAGQQTGTSDQATTTAGDGTTTDGGGGTTATTTDTTTTDDGTITEEPTDEPTDEPTDEPTEEPTDEPTEEPTEEPTTTTTEEPTATTTTATPTETQTQTSTTSTAIITSATETTTESTLTSTTSTTESTSTSTTQSTSESTTESGGSTTTAAAFSVPVGIGLTTLGLGVRRMRREDEAAYGPDNKGREESGDN, from the coding sequence GTGCAACGCAGCATCCTGAGCGGCTTTCTCTCGGTTTTCGGCTCCAAGGTCTTCATCCTGATATTGGGCCTTGTTACCACGCCTATCCTCTACCGGCTGATGGGACCCGCCGAGTACGGTGAGTACGCGTTCGTGCTCTCGATTTTCATGATGTTCATGATCTTCGTGAGCTCGGGCGTGGCTGACGGGGTCCGCAAGTACATCCCCGAGGAACGCCCTATCCAAAACTGGAGTGGCCACGTCATCGGCTTCTACTTCCGAATGGGGCTCATCCTCGCGCTCGGTGGCGGCGGCCTCCTCGTCCTGTTCGCCGAGAGCGGCCTCGTCGGCCGCTTCTTTGGTGACGACCTCGTTCCGTACTTCTACGTCCTCGCGCTCCTCGTGTTCGTCGCGCAGTTCCGGACGTTCGTTCGCCGGACGCTCATGGGATTCGGCCTCGAGAAGTACTCAGAACCGCTCAAAATCCTCTACGAAGTCTCGTTCGTCGCCATCGCTATTCCGGCTGTCTACTACGGCTATGGTGTGATGGGCGCACTCGGTGGGCAGGTGCTCGCGAGTGCGATAGTGATGTTCATCGGGTTCATCGTCGTCCATCGGAAGAGTTCGTTGGTGTACGCCGTTCGGCGCGCGCCGGAGGGCTTCCCGTGGCGGGAACTGGTCGCGTTCAACTCGCTGTCTATCGTGCTCATCTTCTGTCTGATGTCTCTCTACCACATCGACATTCTCCTGCTCGGTGCACTGACAACCAGTACAGACGTGGGCCACTACAAGGCGGCGCTCAAGCTCGCCGAGTTCCTGTGGTTCGTCCCAACCTCGATACAGATGGTGTTCGTACACTCGACCTCGAAACTGTGGTCGCAAGGCCGGACTGGACAGATTTCCGAACTCGCGGCTCGCGCGACGCGTTACACACTGCTCCTGACCGCCGTCATGGCGCTCGGGCTGTACTCCATCGCGCACATCGCGGTTCCGGTGTACTTCGGTTCCGAGGCGACACCAGCGGTCGAACCGCTGTTGCTCCTCCTGCCCGGGGCACTCGGCTTCGCGGTTGCCCGCCCCATCCTCGCCATCGGCCAGGGGAAAGGCGACCTGAAACTCCCGATTCTCGCCACGGCGTCGGCGGCGGGTATCAACCTCGTCCTGAACCTCATCCTCATCCCCCGGTTCGGCATGCACGGAGCGGCCATCGCGACGAGCACCGGGTACGCGTCGATGTTCGTGTTCCACATCTGGTCTGCCCGAAAAATCGGATTCAATCCACTCTCTGACGCCCGCCTCGGCCGGGTCGCACTCACGACGGTTCTCGCTGGCATACCAATCCTCGCGTTGCCGGGGTACATCCCACAGAACCTCGTCCCGTTCGTCTCCGGCGACATCGTGACGCTCATCGTCGTTCCGCCGGTGGGACTCGCCATCTTCCTCACGTTCGCGTTCGTCACCGGCGCACTCGGCATCGGCGAGGTACTCGACATTCTCTCGTCTGCGCTTCCCGGTGGCCTCGCCACACCGGTCGTGAGCCTGCAAGAACGCTATGCGAACCGCGGTCGGTTGTTCGCTGACGACTCCATCCAGTACGTCCTCGTGTTCCTCGGGATGGTGCTGTTCATCTCCGGTATCGCCTTCGCAGTCATGGGACCGGACCTCAGCCCGACCGATGGCCCAGAGGTGAGCGTTCCCGGACTGAACCAGACCAACGAGAGTACGATGGCAACCTCCCAGACCCCGACGACTGGCGGCGATACGACCGCCGGCCAGCAGACCGGAACGTCCGACCAGGCGACCACGACGGCAGGTGATGGAACCACGACCGACGGCGGTGGCGGAACGACAGCGACGACCACGGACACCACCACGACGGACGACGGCACCATCACCGAGGAGCCAACGGACGAACCAACCGATGAACCGACGGACGAACCGACGGAGGAGCCAACGGACGAACCGACGGAGGAACCAACCGAGGAGCCAACGACGACGACGACCGAAGAACCGACGGCTACCACCACGACCGCGACGCCGACCGAGACGCAGACGCAGACGTCGACCACTTCGACGGCGATTATCACGTCAGCTACGGAGACTACGACCGAATCCACCTTGACGTCGACCACGAGCACCACCGAATCCACGTCGACCTCAACCACCCAGTCCACGTCAGAATCCACCACCGAAAGTGGTGGCTCGACGACGACAGCCGCCGCGTTCTCCGTTCCTGTGGGTATCGGCCTCACCACGTTAGGATTGGGAGTGCGTCGCATGCGCCGCGAGGACGAGGCGGCTTACGGCCCCGATAATAAAGGTCGAGAGGAGTCTGGTGACAACTGA
- a CDS encoding DUF1616 domain-containing protein, whose product MSETRTPFPFDLLLVVGLTLLADAAILVVGVTGTLRILVGLPLILVLPGYAMVAALYPGRVPEEGSQEFDNPSKGLRKLPGNYGMSPIERIGLSVVASVALVPFVVFVLNFAWTIAATPILLGVSVLTLLLAFIALAHRLMLPAERQYRPSLGMRADAPSHTGSHRDSRSKLPTILLAVSLILVAASAGYAATVPPQSEEFSALYYASVPTGQSEEAPGPFAAGQAAEVPIGINNEEGEEVTYTVVGELQRVEQADNGELQVVEEEELVRQEITVGDGQNATQNLTVEPSLTGGNLRMAFYLYKGDVPQNPSEDNAYRSIHRWVTVNGGGADLEPPASPGSQQLSAQPSYARPS is encoded by the coding sequence ATGAGTGAGACGAGAACGCCGTTTCCGTTCGACCTGTTGCTGGTCGTGGGGCTCACGCTCCTCGCCGACGCCGCCATCCTCGTCGTCGGTGTGACCGGCACGCTCCGCATCCTCGTGGGCCTGCCGCTCATTTTGGTGCTCCCCGGCTACGCCATGGTCGCGGCCCTATATCCGGGTCGCGTCCCCGAGGAAGGATCACAGGAATTCGACAACCCCTCGAAGGGGCTCCGGAAACTGCCCGGAAACTACGGGATGAGCCCGATAGAACGCATCGGCCTTTCGGTTGTAGCGAGCGTCGCCCTCGTTCCGTTTGTCGTCTTCGTGCTCAACTTCGCGTGGACCATCGCCGCAACGCCGATTCTGCTCGGCGTGAGCGTACTGACGCTCCTCCTCGCGTTCATCGCGCTGGCCCATCGCCTCATGCTGCCCGCAGAACGGCAGTACCGTCCCTCCCTCGGAATGCGTGCCGACGCGCCGAGCCACACCGGCTCCCACCGCGACAGTCGGTCGAAACTCCCGACCATCCTGCTGGCGGTCAGCCTGATTCTGGTCGCCGCGAGTGCGGGCTACGCCGCGACGGTTCCCCCGCAATCTGAAGAGTTCTCCGCGCTCTACTACGCGTCCGTGCCGACGGGACAATCAGAGGAAGCACCCGGACCGTTCGCCGCCGGCCAGGCGGCGGAGGTGCCAATCGGCATCAACAACGAGGAGGGCGAAGAGGTGACCTACACCGTGGTCGGCGAACTCCAACGGGTCGAGCAGGCCGACAATGGTGAGTTGCAGGTCGTAGAGGAGGAGGAACTCGTCCGCCAAGAGATAACCGTGGGAGACGGCCAGAACGCCACGCAGAATCTCACGGTAGAGCCGTCACTGACCGGCGGCAACCTCCGCATGGCGTTCTACCTCTACAAGGGCGACGTGCCACAGAACCCGAGCGAGGATAACGCCTACCGCAGCATCCACCGCTGGGTGACCGTAAACGGCGGCGGCGCGGACCTCGAACCGCCCGCTTCGCCGGGGTCACAACAGCTATCAGCGCAGCCCAGTTACGCTCGCCCAAGCTAA
- a CDS encoding metal-dependent hydrolase codes for MWPWEHLAFAYLLYSLFAHTVYRRSPDGAAAFLVVLGSQAPDLVDKPLSWTFGLTPTGHGFMHSILIMGPLLAGALVLTSGRTRRLVAAYTIAHFSHLVGDLIYEPLLLNEPLILGRVLWPVVSLPAYGTDQGGLVGRAAVYFVRWIGHIASQGLTPLVIFEFALVFGVIALWLYDGAPVLSDLIRYARAE; via the coding sequence ATGTGGCCGTGGGAACACCTCGCCTTCGCGTACCTTCTGTACTCGCTTTTCGCGCACACCGTCTACCGTCGCTCACCTGACGGTGCAGCGGCGTTCCTCGTCGTGCTCGGCTCACAGGCCCCTGACCTCGTGGACAAGCCCCTAAGCTGGACGTTCGGGCTGACGCCGACGGGCCACGGCTTCATGCACTCGATTCTCATCATGGGGCCGTTGCTCGCCGGAGCGCTGGTGCTCACGAGCGGGCGGACACGCAGGCTGGTCGCCGCCTACACCATCGCACACTTCTCGCACCTCGTAGGTGACCTCATCTACGAGCCACTGCTGCTCAATGAACCATTAATTCTCGGGCGGGTGCTCTGGCCGGTGGTGTCGCTTCCAGCCTACGGCACCGACCAGGGTGGCCTCGTCGGTCGCGCAGCGGTGTACTTCGTCCGCTGGATCGGTCACATCGCCTCGCAGGGACTCACGCCGCTGGTCATCTTCGAGTTCGCGCTGGTGTTCGGCGTCATCGCCCTTTGGCTGTACGACGGGGCACCGGTGCTCTCTGACCTGATTCGCTACGCTCGCGCTGAGTGA
- a CDS encoding glycosyltransferase family 2 protein, translating to MYRGHTVGVVVPAYNEAGFVGDVIDGIPEYVDRIYAIDDASTDETWTEIREAADRLNSADRETAPVADGGVAFDRRVVPIQHEINRGAGGALKTGYRRALEDGVDVTSTLDADGQMDPDRLTDLLDPIVAGEADYTKGNRLAEPAFLDAMPRFRLIGNVMLSFLTKIASGYWQIADSQNGYTAISHDALNAVDIQSLYEYYGYCNELLVRLNVHDMRVADVAMPAEYGDEESSIDYGSYIPKVSGMLFRNFLGRLKKKYLVTGFHPLALFYLAGLATIGLTGVLLVATLVTLFTVGSALVAFATTIVSGLFATLFVLLAISFDHAANEHLEVPA from the coding sequence ATGTATCGGGGGCACACGGTCGGCGTCGTCGTGCCAGCCTACAACGAAGCGGGATTCGTCGGTGACGTCATCGACGGCATCCCCGAGTACGTAGACCGCATCTACGCCATCGACGACGCCTCCACCGACGAAACCTGGACGGAGATTCGCGAGGCCGCAGACCGCCTCAACAGCGCCGACCGCGAAACGGCACCTGTTGCAGACGGCGGCGTCGCGTTCGACCGTCGTGTCGTCCCGATACAGCACGAAATCAACCGGGGGGCCGGCGGTGCCCTGAAGACGGGCTACCGCCGGGCACTGGAAGACGGCGTCGACGTGACCTCTACGTTGGACGCCGACGGCCAGATGGACCCCGACCGACTCACCGACCTTCTCGATCCTATCGTCGCCGGAGAGGCAGACTATACGAAGGGCAACCGGCTCGCAGAGCCGGCGTTCCTCGACGCGATGCCTCGCTTCCGGCTTATCGGAAACGTGATGCTCTCGTTTCTGACCAAAATCGCGAGTGGCTACTGGCAAATCGCCGATTCGCAAAACGGCTACACCGCCATCAGCCACGACGCACTCAACGCCGTGGACATCCAGAGCCTGTACGAGTACTACGGCTACTGCAACGAGTTGCTCGTCAGACTGAACGTCCACGACATGCGGGTCGCCGACGTGGCGATGCCCGCAGAGTACGGCGACGAGGAGAGTTCCATCGACTACGGCTCCTACATCCCGAAGGTGTCGGGAATGTTGTTCCGGAACTTCCTCGGCCGCCTGAAGAAAAAGTACCTCGTCACGGGCTTTCACCCGCTGGCGCTGTTCTACCTCGCCGGGCTGGCCACCATCGGCCTGACCGGCGTTCTGCTGGTCGCAACGCTCGTAACGCTGTTCACGGTTGGCTCCGCACTGGTGGCGTTCGCTACGACCATCGTGTCGGGGCTGTTCGCGACGCTGTTCGTCCTGCTGGCGATTAGCTTCGACCACGCGGCCAACGAACACCTGGAGGTGCCCGCTTGA